The genomic region AGAGGTGTAGGATGGGCAGGGGCACGAACGGGGGACAGGAGGGAAGCTTTACAACATCTACCTAGAGGATGTAATGCCCTGTTTTTAGCTgatgctttgcatttcttgCAGGAGTTAGAGCTCCCTCAGTTCTTGATCGCTTTCTCATCGTTAAGATTCACAGAAGCCACACAGTGAGAAGTAAAGTCAAGTCTTTCTGGAAACCTGGCAGATCAGGCTTGTGCGTAACTGCAgagttagggtttgggttttttttttactccaagTGCCTTGATTTTATATACATGTGTGTCTGCGCATGTGTGTGACACACATGTACGcagacacatatatatatttatacacatatgtacatatatCAGAAAGGTAGGGGAAGAAAGGATCTGTACAATGTGGAAGGAGAAGTGTTCAACAGCAGTTGGCCACATGCTAAGTGCAGAATGAAGATCCTCAACtttgtccatttaaaaaataaagattagtGCCTACATCAGCTCAGATCAAAGGTTATTATCTTCCAGGGCCTAGCAGTCAAGGCTGGCATATTGCAGAAGATACCTTCTCCTGGCGTTGCTTCCTTCACCAGATGATGGTGGAAGTAGAGTAAGGTTAGGGACCAGAAAGAAGAATATGGCTCAAGGGATCTGTGATGGGATTTAAGATCTGACAGGATGCCCAAAGGGGATGGAGGAGGCAGGGATGGGAGGGCTCTGGAAGCCTCTCTCACCTACCTGCTGGGGAatgcaagggaaagaaaagcacagccctGCAGTCTGGTTGCCCGACCGGGCGATGCCACGGTTCATGCTGGTCCTTAGTTCCTCCTGTGTCCTGCCGTGCTAGGACAGGCTGCCAAAAAGCCATCTCAGGGAAAGGAAGGGCAGATACAATGATGGCAGCGATGTCTCTATAAACAACCTAGGGAAACTTGAAGTCTTGCATAAACACAACTATGAGTTATTTGGCAGAAGCAAGTGCTGAGCCCCGCAGCATCGGactggcaggggaaggaaggtATCCCACGGGCGCTGGTGGTCTATGCCCGCCTCTTCTGCGTCACTCTCACTCAcacttgctctttctttcttcctctacCCCCTTCTGTGCTGTGCCCGGAGGCAGCACAGAACGCTCCCAACAGTGCGTTGGTGCCTTGCCCTTTCCTTCGCGATCTCCGATCAGCTCAGTTCCTGGAGGCACTTTCAGCAATTTAGGGGATGTAAGATAAAGGCACTGTGCAACTGTCCAAATCAATCTGTTGAGTCTCTTCTGTGAGTTTTAGGGGAATACAAAAAAGTCTCAACTAATGACTGCAAAAGAAACCAGCTGCTGCAATTTGGATGCATATAATAGATAAGTTGCGTTTACATTCTGAGAATGCACCAAAAAGCATGCACCTGCACCTTTCAGCTATCACGGATACTAGTTGTAGGTGTTGCTATATATAACTTGACTTCTTAATTTTCCGTATAGCTTTCCCTTTAAGGGATGGGATATGTTCCTTTCTGACGATGCCTGGACAAAAGCCAACACATTTCCCTGAGCAATGCAGGAAAACAATCAGGTTTCTCTAATCAGTTCATTCAGGCCCTCAGTCTATcaagcacttttttttgttttgtttttattgttattattattactgttattattattattattgaatTCATGCATTAATTAATTCAAGTTACACCTTAATCAAATAGGCCATAATGCTGAATATTTGAACATGCTTTCATCTCCAAAAGTTATTGTTCCCATTTGACTAACATACGCACTTAAATACAGTACTTTAAATTACTAGTCAACAATTTAATAAATTAAGGAGTGCACTTCTGGTGAATgcaaatcaaaaagaaaaagaaaagaaaagaaaaaagagagataaaGGACCTATTTTTAGAAGATTCAGTTCAAACGAAAGCTTATCCGCTATTGTCTGAGGTAACGTTTCAGGCATGCgattataaaataaatagtatCAAATTTAAACATGCTTCTATTAAACTCCATTGTGCTATCTTGCAACAGAGGGGCTTAAAGTTTTGTATCCAGTTCTGgacagggaaaaggaaaagtgtgTTTAAATCATCTGCATGTAAGAGAACTTAGCAGCATTGCAGATGTTTTGTCTTCGGTTTTGTtggttattttccttttggaatCGTTCTTTTATGGACAGCAAAAGAGACCAGGCTTAAGTATGTTTTTAATAAGGTGCTGTGTGGATCTGTAGATTGGAAGTATGTGATCTTTCACAtagggggaggaaggaaaattcGCGCTCCTTCATAAAAACCATGGCAGATGCTTGCTGCAGGTTTTTGCTAAtcttttattgttgttgttattattattattattgttgttattattatctGATGCACTTTCTTGCAACTGTGCAgttttgcagaatatttttactGGAATCCATGCATATACTTTATAGCTCTAAAAACTGTCTTGCTTAGTTTAAGTTAActtcatcaaaaaaaaaaaaagggagatgggagaggaaaagTTTAGGTCTAGCGTCATACAGCTTAAAACTAAACTAGTTAAAATGGTTATCATTTACCAGgtggaaaatgctttttaaaaataaacaaaaccttaTCTTTCATGGATCCTGGAAGCTTCTTTATCGCTGAGCAAAAATTCGCAATGCAACAATGCATTTACGAGGTAAATAAAGCATTCAAAGACTATCAGTAAAGCATCTACAAAGTGTGACTGTGTCACTAAAGTCTTCAAGCTGTGagtgggggttttggtttttttttgtttacacaTCAGTcagcagcttgcttttattAACGCAGTTTTGGTTGGCGACAGTGCAGTTGCCAGTTCTGAGATTAGCCTCTCTAAAATTGTCTATGCTATTATTCATATCCTCTTCGATTTCCATGTACTCAGATTTGCTGATTGTGGAGGAGCTGCGGCGACTGAGATCACTGTCAGATGCTAAATTAGGGGAGCTAACGTGAAGCAACTGAGCCTGTTCTTCCCCTTCTGTTTCTCGGTGGTAGAAGTAGTTGAAGTTGGACACGATGACAGGTACAGGCAGGGCAATTGTCAGCACACCAGCGATGGCACACAAGGAGCCTACGATTTTGCCTCCAATTGTCACAGGGTACATGTCACCATAGCCCACAGTGGTCATGGATACCACCGCCCACCAGAAAGCATCAGGGATACTTGTGAAATGAGACTCAGGTTCTTCAGCCTCAGCAAAATATACCGCACTAGAGAACAAGATCACCCcaatgaagaggaagaagattaGCAAACCTAGCTCTCTCATACTTGCTTTGAGGGTCTGTCCCAAAATCTGGAGGCCCTTAGAGTGCCGGGAGAGTTTGAAGATTCGAAAGACTCTTACCAGTCTGATGACTCTCAGGATGGCCAAGGAGGTGGCCTGCTCTCCTTTCTGAGTCCCCTCCCGCTCGGCCATCTCGGTGCCCAAGGTGATGAAGTAAGGGATGATGGCCACAATGTCAATGAAGTTCATTATATTCTTGAAGAATTCAGTCTTGCTGGGGCAAGCAAAGAAGCGCACCACCAGCTCAAAGGAGAACCAGATGATGCACAGGGTCTCCACAACAAAGAAGGGATCTGTGAAGATGTTGGATTTGTAGACCTGGGTGGTGTTGTCAGTGCGATGCACTGTATACTCCTTGTCCTCCTTCAGCTCAGGTAATGTCTCTAGGCAGAAGATCACGATGGAGATGAGGATCACCATGACAGAGACTATTGCAATGACCCTTGCAGGCCCAGAGCTCTCTGGGTACTCAAAGAGGAGCCATACTTGGCGCTGGTACTCCCCCTCTGGCAAGGGTCTCTCCTCATCTTTGATGAATCCTTCATCTTCCCGGAACTTCTCCATGGCCTCCTCACCCAGCTCATAAAATTTGATCTCCTCAGAGAACATGTCCAAGGGCACATTGACCGGCCGGCGGAGCCGCCCCCCAGACTGATAGTAGTAGAGGATGGCATCAAAGCTGGGCCGGTTCCGGTCAAAGAAGTACTCATTGCGCAAGGGGTCAAAGTACCGCATGCGCTTCTTGGGGTTGCCCAGCAGAGTGTTGGGGAACTGGGCTAAGGTCTTCAGCTGCGTCTCAAAGCGTAGTCCGGCAATGTTTATCACTACGCGCTCACAGCACTCATGGTCATCGTGGGCAGCGGGCTGGTAGCTATCCTGGGGGTGGCCAGGTAGCGCAGAAGTCTCATCCATGTTCTCTCCAGCCATCACGGTCATGGTGGCACACGGGAAGGGGGACCCAGGGGCAGGGGAGAAGTGAGGGAGAAGGGCTTGAGAATGGGGAGGAGGATagaggagagcagagagccCCAGGGCAGTTCAGTGGagggggcggggtgggggggggtaGGCTCAGAATCTGGAGGGGGGGATGATAAGAGACTGAGGAAGGGATGGATGAGGAGCCTTAAAGGATGGAAATATGcaaaaggggaaaggggaggtGGGATGAAGGGAGAGGCATCGGGGATGGTGGGAGGGtgaagaaagagggaagaagtaCCTTTAGGGGAGGAAGAGGGCAGGTAAGGTGAGGGGTCCTGTCCCCCAAGCCAGGAGTCTGAAGGTCTATGGAGTGCACCCCCAGGCTGGGGTCCCCTCCCCAGCCGTCTCCTTTTGCCTTTAACTCGATCCGTCCACTTTTCTCGCCGATTCAACCATCGCCGCAGCTGCTGTCACGATGttaccacacacacacacacacacacacacacacacacacaaataaataaataaataaatgaagcacGGGGTGGCTGGGAGGCGAGTCCTTGCAATGCCAACTCAGCAAATTTCCATCACCTGCCCCCCCACCACTGCCCCAGTCCTCTCCTTTTGGgcgctggggaaggagggatggtGGTACTCTGCTTTTGAAGGCATAAAGCTCACTTGCAGGACAGaggctgccagggaggagagaaaCATCATAAATGAGCCCCCAAgccccaccacacacacacacgctcaGGCGCAATGGATTGGCTTTCACACCAGCAAGAACATCCCGCTCTGCCCACTACGGCAGCACATGCGGAGCCCTACGCGTTCCCACGCATCCCCGGACACGCACCGGGGCCTCCAAGGCTGGAAGGGGCCGATGTGGACCCCGCGGTGCCCTGAGCGCATCGGGAGGGCTTCCCAGGCAACTTCAGTGGGGTCAGCTCCTGCGATAATTCTCCTGACCACCACGCTCCCCACTTCACAAACGGTGGAGACTGAGCTGAGCGCTGACAACTTCATCACACCAATTGGGGGGATTAGGGGAGGGGGAGCAAAGCATCTCCCCTCTGGCTTTGCAGCAGCTAAACACAACTGAGAGAGAGACGGGGAGGGTGGCGGGGGGAGCTCGACATCCCAGACCCAAACTGTCCAAAATAGAGTCCAACAGAGTGAGGGGAGAAGGGGTTTTTCCTTACCTGCTCCGGGTGAGATGCGCTGGTTAGGAGTAGGAGCCAGTGCCGGAATGCGTCAAGTGGCCTTGCAGCAGcatccaaaaaaaccaaaccaaaacaaaaaccgCAGCGGCAAACTcaaccctcctcctcctcttgcgCCCCTCTTAATAATACAGCGATCGCTTTACAGGGCTGCCTGCGAGACACTGAAATATTCATACACTGTCTTAGGCTGCACCAAGGGCGAAGTGGGTTTAATTAGTTTCTGCCGAGAACcgcagtgggggggggggggggggggtgtgtggaaGAGAGTGCAAAGTACCTTTTTCAAAAGGCTTGAGTTAGTGAATAAGATGAAGGAGtcccagctggctgctgcctctcctgctctcttccCTTAGGACAGCTGGAAAAGGAGCCGGGCGCTGGGCAGCGGCGGCTGGGGGGGTGTGAGAGAGCCGCAGTCCTGCAGCCGCATCCCCGGAGTGGCTCTTGGCTCGtcccggcagcagcagcagcagcagcagcagcagcagcaggaggcaggagctggaCGCGTGTGGCAGGAGCGAGAGTGCTGCTGAATGCGGAGGAGCGAGGAGCGAACTCGAGCCATTTCTTGACGCTGCAGTATCAGCAGAAACCCGAGAGCTGTTTGGTGCAGCTCGGGGAgcgggagggcgggggggggggggggacgacggGGGGGGACGGGTACACACGGCAGAGGGGAgcggagggaggaggggaggcacgctgtccgtccgtccgtccgtccgtccgtccccCCGGGCCgaccgcccccccccctcccccgccaGCGCGGCCCCCGCGCCGCGGCACGCTGCGCGCCGCGCCCCCGACGCAATGCAGGAGGCGGCGGCCCCGGTCCGCCGCGGGGGCTGCGGAGAGCGAGCGGATCCCCGGGGGAAGGGGGTACGCAAGTGGAGCGCCCGCCCGTGCCGCGCAAGGGGGGGGCAAGGGGGAGCGGGTCGTCGCTTTTCCCCCCGCCCGCCCGTTCCCCGGCGGTGAGGGGCTTCGCACATCCCCGGccggagcgcggcggcggctgcaGCAGCGCCCGGagcccgcggggccgggccgggccggggtgGCTGGGCCCGGGGTGGCGGTGCTGCtgccggcccccgcccgccctgcGCTCGGGGGTGGAGGGGGCTGCGCAGCCGGAGCCTGCGGGGGGCGGTGGTGGAGGCTGGATCCCGAGCGGTGTGTCCGCAGCCGGGAGGGAAGGGTTAATCGGCAGGCAGGCTGTTAGAGGGAAATTGCCCTTTCACACTGCTTTATCCCGCTGAATTCATTTAACTGATGAATCACATAACTTCGAGGTGGAGAAGACCCATTATGTCATCAGcttccctcccctgccagcGCGGGATTGCTCCCTCCAGTATATGATCACGGACTTTATATAAAAGCCCGCTGCTCACTTTGTCGAAGCGGGAGAGGCGATCAGATACAACCTGGGCCTGTGTAATTTGAAGCACTCCAGAGCCAAGTAACGCCAAGTCCGTGTTTAACAGACCTGGTCTCATTAGCTTTCTGCTGCATAATACATTATCTTCACTTAAGATCCCCACCTTGGCAGTCCAAAAATACTTAACCACCTGACCTCACGGATggtttctgtctcttcttcccttccccttatTTATCCCCATGTGTTGCTGTTTTGGcgtggttgttttttttttttgatggtgGGGTGGTTTGGGGTATTTTGCTAGAGTACAAACCATTCCAAAACCCTCTAGCCCTAGCTGTGCTGTAATCACAGCTCCTTTGCGTGCTACATTCACCAGCCTTGGTGGAAAcaaaagtgcaaagaaaaagaaacagatctcCCATCTAGCCTGgtataggctttttttttttttttccccagtgagcATCCCATATGCTGAAAGTTTTGTGAGAAACTTCTGGTGAAGTTTTGAGCAAGATAAAAGTCTCTTCTTGCCACTCCCAGGCAAAGCGATcaaaacactgaataaaaagAGAGAGCCTTCTGCTAGTGAAAATCACAGTCACTAATTTTCTGTCTGGTTGTTTAGCGGCTCAGCATCAGCACCCAGCCTTGGACCCAGCAGCCCTAGACGCTGTACAAActaaacccccccaaaaaagaaaggcagtCCCATTGCCTAAACTAACCAGGCTGTTTTTCCACCCTTCAAGAAACTCGGCTACAGCCTTTGACTCGACATCCTCTTATGGCAGTGAATTCCACGCCTGGATGACACGCTGCGCAGAGCCGACTGCAAAGTATTCGGAGAGCTCTGCATTCAGTGCGCTTGGAACTGCTTTGCAGAAACAGCTCTGTGAGCTAGCACTCACCCGGCTCTGGTGCAGTATTATATCCCCCAGTTCTAGTTCAAAGCCAAATACGTATGCTCAGGAGTGTGATGAAAATGCAGAGCTGACAATCAGAGGCCTGAGTTCAAGGTGCTGTTCTGCCCTTGGTTTCTAGCACGGTTGCAGGCAAGTCTGTACGTTCTGCTTTTGTATCTGAAAAACAGGACTAAAAGCGTTTCCTCTGCCCATCACAACTGCTTAGGCTGTTTGTCCTGAGAGCTGCCTTAGCACAGCAGAACCCAAATCCTCATTGGAAGCTGTGGGTTCAcgaggagcagaaaaaaaataaaaattagcgCCCTTTGTTTTTACATTACAAGGTAGCGAAAGGACAACCTGGGATATCGCTGCCCCCCTCCTCATTTTGAATAGCTTTGAACTCTGATTTCTCATTCCAATCTAACGAACATTACTGACGAGCAGCCATGCTGGAAGGTGAATGACTTACCAAGAAAAGCGGACTATTAGCCTTAGGGTCACTGAAAATCTTGTTACGGTACATAGACTAATGAGCAGTAACACCAGGGCGTGCAAGGAGGTCGTGTGTTACACGTTACAGTGCTAAGTAGCTTGAATTAAATGTTGAGGAATGGAAGGAGACTCCGACTTGCTGCCAGGTTTGAAGTCAGGCTGCTGCTAGTTCATACTTTCTATACTACATAAAATGGCCACTAGCAGTTGGAGTGGTAATCCCCCCCAAGGGTCAAAGCGAGAAGTTCTGTTCAGAAGTAAAAGTTTTCATAGAGATACCACAAGTGGCAAACCATCAAAAACTTGAGACAAACAGCaggcagtatttaaaaaacatttagagcagctgcttttaaaaagcccaCTAGGCACCCTTCTGCTTCCATTGACACCAAAAAAGCAATTGCTTTCCTTACCTCTTACCGATGGCCCAGCTTTGGGTGGCGGTGGGTCTGGCGGTACAACGCAAACGGCATTACACCTCTCTGACAGCCGTTGGCTGTGAGAAACGCTTCCGCTGGAGCTCCCCTGGAAAAGTGCATCCAGCCTGGTGTGGTAGCACGGGTGAGCAcaggcaggtggggaaggagcaggcATTTGGAGTTGGACAGGTTGAGAAGCTTCGCTGCCATCTTTGATGGCTGCTAATGTAACTTTTTGTAGGCAACCAGGACTGATAGTCTCCTTACGTCAAAGATAGGTCAGCACAGCGAAAGCAGAACTGTTTCTGCAAGTTCAAAGCCTTGTAGAGAAAGCTGAAGGTTCCTGTGCTTTGGTCTGGCAAACTAAAGATTTCCCCTGgcaagaaagaacagaaattttttgagagagagagagagagagagaatcaAGTTGTTGATTAAAACTCTTAGTGTATTgtaagaattaaagaaaaattgtattGAATTACTGTAAACCTGAAGCTGGATTAAAAAATAACCCTTGGTTATACGCAGTGAAATAGGCTTTAAACACTGTCACAAGGGAATCTGAAAACTACTGATTGAAATCAATGGACGCAGAAGCCGAGTGGATTTCCTGGCATGACATCATTCACACAGGTGTCACGAGTGACACACATGCTAAATTTCTTCGACGTGAAGAGGCAGTCTGTGTGACAGAAACCATTGCAACATCCAAAGTGGCAAGTGATGTCCTGGTTGTTTGAACCTTATGGATCTTCATAGGCATTGTAGCCCCAACTCGTCCAAGCCTGGAAAACAGTCTATTAACATTATAGCTCCATTTAGAGCTGCATAAACCCGCAAATGAGTTGGGCAGGTGTCACCATAAACCTCATTTAATGGCCTTGGAGACAGAGGATGCTATGCATGAAGGGAGATGTTTTGGCCTAAATTTGCCTTGCAGAGCCTCTATCAATCATAATGGTCTATGACACTGAAAGAGTCAACAGATACAACCAAAGGTGAGCTTGT from Gavia stellata isolate bGavSte3 chromosome 4, bGavSte3.hap2, whole genome shotgun sequence harbors:
- the LOC104257763 gene encoding potassium voltage-gated channel subfamily A member 1 isoform X2, translated to MRYFDPLRNEYFFDRNRPSFDAILYYYQSGGRLRRPVNVPLDMFSEEIKFYELGEEAMEKFREDEGFIKDEERPLPEGEYQRQVWLLFEYPESSGPARVIAIVSVMVILISIVIFCLETLPELKEDKEYTVHRTDNTTQVYKSNIFTDPFFVVETLCIIWFSFELVVRFFACPSKTEFFKNIMNFIDIVAIIPYFITLGTEMAEREGTQKGEQATSLAILRVIRLVRVFRIFKLSRHSKGLQILGQTLKASMRELGLLIFFLFIGVILFSSAVYFAEAEEPESHFTSIPDAFWWAVVSMTTVGYGDMYPVTIGGKIVGSLCAIAGVLTIALPVPVIVSNFNYFYHRETEGEEQAQLLHVSSPNLASDSDLSRRSSSTISKSEYMEIEEDMNNSIDNFREANLRTGNCTVANQNCVNKSKLLTDV
- the LOC104257763 gene encoding potassium voltage-gated channel subfamily A member 1 isoform X1; amino-acid sequence: MTVMAGENMDETSALPGHPQDSYQPAAHDDHECCERVVINIAGLRFETQLKTLAQFPNTLLGNPKKRMRYFDPLRNEYFFDRNRPSFDAILYYYQSGGRLRRPVNVPLDMFSEEIKFYELGEEAMEKFREDEGFIKDEERPLPEGEYQRQVWLLFEYPESSGPARVIAIVSVMVILISIVIFCLETLPELKEDKEYTVHRTDNTTQVYKSNIFTDPFFVVETLCIIWFSFELVVRFFACPSKTEFFKNIMNFIDIVAIIPYFITLGTEMAEREGTQKGEQATSLAILRVIRLVRVFRIFKLSRHSKGLQILGQTLKASMRELGLLIFFLFIGVILFSSAVYFAEAEEPESHFTSIPDAFWWAVVSMTTVGYGDMYPVTIGGKIVGSLCAIAGVLTIALPVPVIVSNFNYFYHRETEGEEQAQLLHVSSPNLASDSDLSRRSSSTISKSEYMEIEEDMNNSIDNFREANLRTGNCTVANQNCVNKSKLLTDV